The Streptomyces sp. NBC_00576 genome contains the following window.
GGAGGTCATGCCGCCGTCGACCTTGAGGGCCGCGAGCTCGACGCCGGAGTCCTTGGTCATGGCGTCCGTGATCTCACGGGTCTGCCAGGCGGTGGCCTCCAGCACGGCGCGCGCGAGGTGTGCCTTGGTGACGTACCGGGTGAGGCCGGCGATCACACCGCGGGCGTCCGAGCGCCAGTACGGGGCGAACAGACCGGAGAAGGCCGGCACGAAGTAGGCGCCGCCGTTGTCCTCGACCGACGACGCGAGCGTCTCGATCTCGGCGGCGGTGGAGATCAGGCCCATCTGGTCGCGCATCCACTGCACCAGCGAACCGGTGACCGCGATCGAGCCCTCCAGGGCGTAGACCGGGGCCTGGTCGCCGATGCGGTAGCCGACCGTGGTCAGCAGGCCGCTGTAGGAGTTGATGATCTTGTCGCCGGTGTTCATCAGCATGAACGTGCCGGTGCCGTACGTCGACTTGGCCTCGCCCTCGGCGAAACAGGTCTGGCCGAACAGGGCCGCCTGCTGGTCACCGAGCGCGGAGGCGACCGGGATGCCGCCGAGCAGGTCGCCCAGCTTGCCGCCGGTGACCTCGCCGTACACCTCGGCGGAGGAGCGGATCTCCGGGAGCATCGACAGCGGGACGCCGATCGACTCGGCGATCTTCGGGTCCCACTCCAGGGTGTGCAGGTTCATCAGCATGGTGCGGGAGGCGTTGGTGACGTCGGTGACGTGGTGACCGCCGTTGACACCGCCCGTCAGGTTCCAGATGACCCAGCTGTCCATGGTGCCGAAGAGGATGTCCCCGGCCTCGGCGCGCTCACGCAGGCCCTCGACGTTGTCGAGCAGCCAGCGTGCCTTGGGACCGGCGAAGTACGAGGCGAGCGGCAGGCCGGTCTCACGGCGGAAACGATCCTGCCCGACATTGCGGCCCAGCTCCTTGCAGAGCGTGTCGGTACGGGTGTCCTGCCAGACGATGGCGTTGTGGACGGGCTGACCGGTGTTCTTGTCCCAGAGCAGCGTCGTCTCGCGCTGGTTGGTGATGCCGATGGCCTTGATGTCGTCGCGGGTGATGCCGGCCTTGGAGATGGCTCCGGCGACGACCTCCTCGACGTTCGTCCAGATCTCGGTGGCGTCGTGCTCCACCCAGCCCGGCTTCGGGAAGATCTGCTCGTGCTCCTTCTGGTCGACGGAGACGATCCGGCCGTCCCGGTCGAAGACGATGCAGCGGCTGGAGGTGGTGCCCTGGTCGATGGCGGCAATGAACGGCCCTGCGCCGTGGGAATGTGTGGCGGCGGTCTGCGCGTCGGTCACTGTGTGCTCCTGAGAGGTCCGGGGGTAAGGGGCTGGCTTACGGCGTTGTTGCTCAAGGCTGCCTTGGCTGTTCTGGCTGCTCTAAGCAAAGGCGACGTTGTAGATGCCTGCAGCGATCGCGCCGCCGATCAGCGGACCGGCCACCGGGATCCAGGCGTAGGACCAGTCGGAGCCGCCCTTGTTGGGCAGGGGCAGGAGGGCGTGCACGATGCGCGGACCGAGGTCACGGGCGGGGTTGATCGCGTAGCCGGTCGGGCCGCCGAGGGACAGACCGATGGAGACGACGACGAGTGAGGTGATCAGGGCACCCAGGACACCCAGGCCCTTGCCGCTGTCGTTGAGGCCCTGCGTGAGGACGGCGAGCACCAGCACGATCGTGCCGATGACCTCTGTGGCGACGTTCTGCCAGGCGACGCGGATCTCGGGGCCGGTGGAGAAGATACCCAGGACCGGTCCGGCCCCCTTCTCCTGCGCCTCGACGGCCTTCTTGCCCGGAGTGCCGACGATTTCCTTGTCGGTCAGGTGCGCGAGGAACTGGCCGTAGTAGGCGACCCAGACCAGGGCCGCACCGATCATGGCACCGAGCAGCTGCCCGCCCCAGTAGATCGGGACGTCACTCCAGTCGATGCCGTCCTTCTTGAGCGCGAGCGCGAGAGTCACGGCCGGGTTGAGGTGGGCGCCGGAGAGCGGCGCCGAGGTGTAGACGGCCGTGAGTACGGCGAAACCCCACCCGAAGGTGATGGCGAGCCAGCCGGCGTTGCGGGCCTTGGAGGCCTTCAGCGTGACGGCGGCGCAGACGCCGCCGCCGAGCAGGATGAGTATGGCGGTACCGATGGTCTCGCCGATGAAGATGTCGGAGCTGGACACCCGCGACTCCTTTGTCCTTCGTTCCAGGGGGAGAGCTGCCGGCCCTTGGCGTTGTCACACTCTAACGCCCATTGCCGGTCGGTGTTCGACAATGTCGACCGATGGACGGGAGTCTTGCTCCGGAGTTACAGGCGCGTCAAGAGCTCTGTTATCGAAAACACGATCGTTATTGATTGCTGTGAGCTATCGATCTTGAGCCGGTCGCGAACCGCGTCCGCCCGCACACGCCGCGCACACGAAAGGACCGGAACATCCAAGATGTCCCGGTCCGGTTCCGTGTGAAAGTTCAGATTTTGTACGAAGGTTCAGAACCGCCCCGCACCCAGGTCCCGTGACACCGCGCGGGCGCAGTCCCGCACGGCCGCGATCAGCTCAGGACGCAGCTCACCCTCCCGGCAGAGCCGTTCCACGGCGCCGGTGACGCCGACCGCGCCGACCGGCATCCGTCGCCGGTCGTGGATGGGGGCGGCGATGGACGCGACGCCCTCCCAGGTCTCCTCGACGTCGGCCGCGTACCCGCGCGCGCGGGTGAGGTCCAGGACGCCCTCGAAGCCCTCCAGGTCGCTGATCGTCCGGTCGGTGAACGACTGGCGCTCGGCCTCCAGGACCTCGCTGTGCGCGACCGGGTCGTAGGCCGACAGGACCTTGCCCAGGGCCGTGGAGTGCAGGGGCTGCATGGCCCCGACCTCCAGCACCTGCCGGCTGTCGTCGGGGCGGAAGACGTGGTGCACGATCAGCACGCCCCGCTGGTGCAGCACGCCCAGGTGGACGCTCTCGCCGCTGGAGCGGGCCAGGTCGTCGGTCCACACCAGGGCACGCGCGCGTAGCTCGTGGACGTCCAGATAGGTGGTGCCCAGGCGCAGCAGTTCGGCGCCCAGCTGATAGCGCCCGGACGCGGCCTCCTGCTCGACGAAACCCTCGTGCTGGAGGGTGCGCAGGATGCCGTGCGCGGTGCCCTTGGCCAGGCCGAGGGACGAGGCGATGTCCGAGAGGCCGAGCCGACGCTCGCCGCCCGCGAGGAGCCGCAGCATCGCCGCCGCCCGTTCGAGCGACTGGATGTTCCGTGCCATCGCCGTCCTGCCTCCGTCCTCTTCGACCGCCAGCAACCGGCGTTCGCTGCCGCCGTTCGGCAATGTCGAACACTACCGGTCCATGTCGACCACCCGCCAATGGCTGGCCGACACCTGTTACATCTCGCGTACATCCGGGTGGATGCCGGGCATACACCCGGTGGCTTTCGGCCACGACACGCGCGCCACGTACGTCCGTCCCGTGGACGCCCTGACCATACGGCCCCGCACCGGGCTACCCTGGCGAAGTGCGCCTTGCCCAAGAGGGCGCAAAGCCGACAGCCGTCGCACTCCAGGGAGCCCTTATATGGCCGCCTCGTCGCCCGCCCCTTCCGCCGACAACAGGACTCGTGTGTCCGCCCTCCGGGACGCACTCGCCACCCGTGTGGTGGTCGCCGACGGTGCGATGGGCACCATGCTGCAGGCGCAGGACCCGACGATGGAGGACTTCCAGCAGCTGGAGGGCTGCAACGAGGTCCTCAACGTCACCCGCCCCGACATCGTGCGCACCGTGCACGAGGCGTACTTCTCGGTGGGCGTGGACTGCGTCGAGACCAACACCTTCGGCGCGAACTTCGCCGCGCTCGCCGAGTACGACATCGCCGAGCGCAACTTCGAGCTCTCGGAGGCCGGCGCGCGCATCGCCCGCGAGGTCGCCGACGAGTTCACCGCTTCCTCAGGCGAGCAGCGCTGGGTCCTGGGATCCATGGGGCCCGGCACCAAGCTGCCCACGCTCGGTCACATCACCTACGCGAAGATCCGGGACGCCTACCAGATCAACGCCGAGGGCCTGCTCTCCGGCGGCGCCGACGCGCTGCTCGTCGAGACCACCCAGGACCTTCTGCAGACCAAGTCCTCCATCATCGGCGCCCGCCGAGCCATGGAGGCGCTGGGCTTCACCGTCCCGCTGATCTGCTCCGTCACCGTCGAGACCACCGGCACCATGCTGCTCGGCTCGGAGATCGGCGCGGCACTGACCGCGCTGGAGCCGCTGGGCATCGACATGATCGGCCTGAACTGCGCCACCGGCCCCGCCGAGATGAGCGAGCACCTGCGCTACCTCGCGCGCAACGCCCGCATCCCGCTCTCCTGTATGCCCAACGCCGGACTGCCCGTCCTGACCAAGGACGGCGCGCACTACCCGCTGGGCGCCCCGGAGCTCGCCGACGCCCAGGAGAACTTCGTCCGCGAGTACGGCCTCTCGCTGGTCGGCGGCTGCTGCGGGACGACCCCCGAGCACCTGCGCCAGGTCGTGGAGCGGGTCCGCGGCACGGCCGTCACCGAGCGAAGCCCCCAGCCTGAGGCCGGCGCTGCCTCGCTCTACCAGACGGTTCCGTTCCGCCAGGACACCGCGTACATGGCGATCGGTGAGCGCACCAACGCCAACGGTTCCAAGAAGTTCCGCGAGGCCATGCTCGACGCCCGCTGGGACGACTGCGTAGAGATGGCCCGCGACCAGATCCGCGAGGGCGCGCACATGCTCGACCTCTGCGTGGACTACGTGGGCCGCGACGGCGTCGCCGACATGCAGGAGCTCGCCGGCCGCTTCGCCACCGCCTCCACCCTGCCGATCGTCCTGGACTCCACCGAGGTTCCCGTCCTCCAGGCGGGCCTGGAGAAGCTCGGCGGCCGCGCCGTCATCAACTCGGTGAACTACGAGGACGGCGACGGACCCGAGTCCCGCTTCGCGAAGGTCACCCGACTGGCCCAGGAGCACGGCGCCGCACTGATCGCGCTGACCATCGACGAAGAGGGCCAGGCCCGTACCGTCGACCACAAGGTCGCCATCGCCGAGCGCCTGATCGAGGACCTGACGACGAACTGGGGCATCCACGAGTCGGACATCCTCATCGACACCCTCACCTTCACGATCTGCACCGGCCAGGAGGAGTCGCGCAAGGACGGCATCGCCACGATCGAGGCGATCCGCGAACTCAAGCGCCGCCACCCGGACGTCCAGACCACCCTCGGCCTGTCCAACATCTCCTTCGGCCTGAACCCGGCCGCGCGCGTCCTGCTGAACTCCGTCTTCCTCGACGAGTGCGTCAAGGCCGGTCTGGACTCGGCGATCGTCCACGCCTCGAAGATCCTGCCGATCGCCCGCTTCGACGACGAGCAGGTGACCACCGCCCTCGACCTCATCTACGACCGCCGTGCGGAGGGCTACGACCCGCTGCAGAAGCTGATGGCCCTCTTCGAGGGCGTCAACACCAAGTCGATGAAGGACGGCCGGGCCGAGGAACTCCTCGCCCTGCCCCTGGACGAGCGACTGCAGCGCCGCATCATCGACGGCGAGAAGAACGGCCTGGAGACAGACCTCGACGAGGCCCTGACGACCCGCCCCGCCCTCGACATCGTCAACGACACCCTCCTGGAGGGCATGAAGGTCGTCGGCGAGCTCTTCGGCTCCGGCCAGATGCAGCTCCCGTTCGTCCTGCAGTCCGCCGAGGTCATGAAGACGGCCGTCGCCTACCTCGAACCGCACATGGAGAAGACGGACGACGACGGCAAGGGCACGATCGTGCTCGCCACCGTCCGCGGCGACGTCCACGACATCGGCAAGAACCTCGTCGACATCATCCTCACCAACAACGGCTACAACGTCATCAACATCGGCATCAAGCAGCCGGTCTCCGCGATCCTCGAAGCCGCGCAGGAGCACAGGGCCGACGTCATCGGCATGTCCGGTCTCCTCGTGAAGTCGACCGTGATCATGAAGGAGAACCTCCAGGAGCTCAACCAGCGCAAGCTGGCCGCCGACTACCCGGTGATCCTCGGCGGCGCGGCCCTGACCAGGGCCTACGTCGAGCAGGACCTCCACGAGATCTACGAGGGCGAGGTCCGCTACGCCCGCGACGCCTTCGAGGGCCTGCGCCTGATGGACGCCCTGATCGGCGTCAAGCGCGGCGTCCCCGGCGCCAAGCTCCCCGAGCTCAAGCAGCGCCGCGTCCGTGCCAGTGCCGCCGTAGAGGTCGAGGAACGCCCTGAGGAGGGCCACGTCCGCTCCGACGTCTCCACCGACAACCCCGTCCCCACCCCGCCCTTCTGGGACACCCGCGTCATCAAGGGCATCCAGCTCAAGGAGTACGCGAGCTGGCTCGACGAGGGCGCCCTCTTCAAGGGGCAGTGGGGCCTCAAGCAGGCCCGCACCGGCGACGGTCCGACCTACGAGGAGCTGGCCGAGACGGAGGGCCGCCCCCGGCTGCGCGGCCTCCTGGACAAGCTCCAGACGGAGACCCTGCTGGAGGCGGCCGTCGTCTACGGCTACTTCCCGTGCGTCTCCAAGGACGACGACCTGATCATCCTCGACGACCAGGGCAACGAACGTACGCGCTTCACGTTCCCCCGCCAGCGCCGTGGCCGCCGACTCTGCCTGGCCGACTTCTTCCGCCCGGAGGAGTCCGGCCAGACGGACGTCGTCGGCCTCCAGGTCGTCACCGTCGGCAACCGGATCGGCGAGGAGACCGCCAAGCTCTTCGAGGCGAACTCCTACCGCGACTACCTCGAACTGCACGGCCTGTCCGTCCAGTTGGCCGAGGCACTCGCCGAGTACTGGCACGCACGAGTCCGCTCGGAACTGGGCTTCGCCGGCGAGGACCCCGCCGACGTCGAGGACATGTTCGCCCTCAAGTACCGGGGCGCCCGCTTCTCCCTCGGCTACGGCGCCTGCCCCGACCTGGAGGACCGCGCCAAGATCGCCGACCTCCTCCAGCCCGAGCGCATCGGCGTCCACCTCTCCGAGGAGTTCCAGCTCCACCCCGAGCAGTCCACCGACGCCATCGTCATCCACCACCCCGAGGCGAAGTACTTCAACGCACGCTGAGTCTTCAACGCCCGCTGAATATCGAAGCGCGCGCTGATCGGACAAGACGTACACTTGACGGTCCACCGCAGGCCGGTTGCCCTCTGTGCATTCAGGGGCAACCGGCCTGATCGTCCCTCAAGGAGGTGCGCCAGGATGACCAGCACGGTCCCCGCGCTCGGAACCCGTACGGCCGAAGGCTCAGCACTGCAGGCCGTACTCCTCGACATGGACGGCACCCTGGTGGACACCGAGGGCTTCTGGTGGGACGTCGAGGTCGAGATTTTCGCCGGCCTCGGCCACATCCTCGACGACTCCTGGCGGCACGTCGTGGTCGGCGGCCCGATGACCCGCAGCGCCGGGTTCCTCATCGAGGCCACCGGCGCCGACATCACGTTCGCCGAACTGTCGGTACTGCTCAACGACGGGTTCGAGGACCGGATCGGCCGCGCCCTGCCCCTGATGCCGGGCGCCGCCCGCCTCCTCGCCGAACTCTCCGCGCACGAGATCCCGACGGCCCTCGTCTCCGCCTCGCACCGCCGGATCATCGACCGCGTCCTGGCCTCCCTGGGCCCGCAGCACTTCGCCCTGAGCATCGCCGGGGACGAGGTGGAGCGTACGAAGCCGTACCCCGACCCCTATCTGATCGCCGCCGACGGACTCGGCGTCGACCCGGCGAGATGCGCCGTCGTCGAGGACACGGCGACCGGGGTCGCGGCAGCCGAGGCCGCCGGCTGCCACGTCGTGGCCGTACCGTCGGTCGCGCCCATCGCCCCCGGTGCGCGCCGCACCATCGTGACCTCGCTGGAAGAAGTCGACCTGCCCTTTCTGTGCGGGCTGATGACGAACGACCGATGACGGAAATGCCCTGGCCCGTTTACCGAGTGTGCCCGATCGAATGCGGGATAACGCGCGGATGAACAGGCAGGCCATCAAATGAGAATTACGGCCCTCTGTCGCTCTCGACCGGCGACCGAATTCACGTAAGCGCCCATGCGCCCCCAATGTGTGAGGTTCGCCACGTGGCAGGGGCTCGACAGCGGACAGGTGCCGTGTACACGCACCCCGTTCGGGGGCTCTTGGCGCGCCTTTGTGTCCCGATTGGGGAGAGCCTGCGGGGAATCCTTCCGCTGTCGGTTTTTCGGTGCGTCCACACCCGGTTTCGCAGCGTGATGAGCCCTCAACTCCGGCTGCATGCGGGCCTCTCCGCGGTCCGGACTAATCTCGTTGGGAGAACATCACCACAATCCCTCACCCGCGCGCACCACCCCACGCCCGCCGGGTCCCCTGGGATCGACAGCCTGGAGAAACCCGAGCATGAACCGTAAGACTTTGGTGCTGCCGACGGTGGTCGGCCTGCTCGCTCCGGTGCTCGCCGCCTGTGGCGCGGCCGACGGCGGGGGCAGCAGCAGCGGCGCGATCGTCGTCGGCACCACGGACCGGTTCACCGCCTCGAAGGAGGCCCCGGCGCCGATCGACCCGGCCTACGCCTACGACGTCGGCACCTGGAACATCCTGCGCCAGACCGTGCAGACCCTCATGGTCCAGCCGC
Protein-coding sequences here:
- a CDS encoding HAD family hydrolase; protein product: MTSTVPALGTRTAEGSALQAVLLDMDGTLVDTEGFWWDVEVEIFAGLGHILDDSWRHVVVGGPMTRSAGFLIEATGADITFAELSVLLNDGFEDRIGRALPLMPGAARLLAELSAHEIPTALVSASHRRIIDRVLASLGPQHFALSIAGDEVERTKPYPDPYLIAADGLGVDPARCAVVEDTATGVAAAEAAGCHVVAVPSVAPIAPGARRTIVTSLEEVDLPFLCGLMTNDR
- a CDS encoding IclR family transcriptional regulator codes for the protein MARNIQSLERAAAMLRLLAGGERRLGLSDIASSLGLAKGTAHGILRTLQHEGFVEQEAASGRYQLGAELLRLGTTYLDVHELRARALVWTDDLARSSGESVHLGVLHQRGVLIVHHVFRPDDSRQVLEVGAMQPLHSTALGKVLSAYDPVAHSEVLEAERQSFTDRTISDLEGFEGVLDLTRARGYAADVEETWEGVASIAAPIHDRRRMPVGAVGVTGAVERLCREGELRPELIAAVRDCARAVSRDLGAGRF
- a CDS encoding MIP/aquaporin family protein; the protein is MSSSDIFIGETIGTAILILLGGGVCAAVTLKASKARNAGWLAITFGWGFAVLTAVYTSAPLSGAHLNPAVTLALALKKDGIDWSDVPIYWGGQLLGAMIGAALVWVAYYGQFLAHLTDKEIVGTPGKKAVEAQEKGAGPVLGIFSTGPEIRVAWQNVATEVIGTIVLVLAVLTQGLNDSGKGLGVLGALITSLVVVSIGLSLGGPTGYAINPARDLGPRIVHALLPLPNKGGSDWSYAWIPVAGPLIGGAIAAGIYNVAFA
- the metH gene encoding methionine synthase; translated protein: MAASSPAPSADNRTRVSALRDALATRVVVADGAMGTMLQAQDPTMEDFQQLEGCNEVLNVTRPDIVRTVHEAYFSVGVDCVETNTFGANFAALAEYDIAERNFELSEAGARIAREVADEFTASSGEQRWVLGSMGPGTKLPTLGHITYAKIRDAYQINAEGLLSGGADALLVETTQDLLQTKSSIIGARRAMEALGFTVPLICSVTVETTGTMLLGSEIGAALTALEPLGIDMIGLNCATGPAEMSEHLRYLARNARIPLSCMPNAGLPVLTKDGAHYPLGAPELADAQENFVREYGLSLVGGCCGTTPEHLRQVVERVRGTAVTERSPQPEAGAASLYQTVPFRQDTAYMAIGERTNANGSKKFREAMLDARWDDCVEMARDQIREGAHMLDLCVDYVGRDGVADMQELAGRFATASTLPIVLDSTEVPVLQAGLEKLGGRAVINSVNYEDGDGPESRFAKVTRLAQEHGAALIALTIDEEGQARTVDHKVAIAERLIEDLTTNWGIHESDILIDTLTFTICTGQEESRKDGIATIEAIRELKRRHPDVQTTLGLSNISFGLNPAARVLLNSVFLDECVKAGLDSAIVHASKILPIARFDDEQVTTALDLIYDRRAEGYDPLQKLMALFEGVNTKSMKDGRAEELLALPLDERLQRRIIDGEKNGLETDLDEALTTRPALDIVNDTLLEGMKVVGELFGSGQMQLPFVLQSAEVMKTAVAYLEPHMEKTDDDGKGTIVLATVRGDVHDIGKNLVDIILTNNGYNVINIGIKQPVSAILEAAQEHRADVIGMSGLLVKSTVIMKENLQELNQRKLAADYPVILGGAALTRAYVEQDLHEIYEGEVRYARDAFEGLRLMDALIGVKRGVPGAKLPELKQRRVRASAAVEVEERPEEGHVRSDVSTDNPVPTPPFWDTRVIKGIQLKEYASWLDEGALFKGQWGLKQARTGDGPTYEELAETEGRPRLRGLLDKLQTETLLEAAVVYGYFPCVSKDDDLIILDDQGNERTRFTFPRQRRGRRLCLADFFRPEESGQTDVVGLQVVTVGNRIGEETAKLFEANSYRDYLELHGLSVQLAEALAEYWHARVRSELGFAGEDPADVEDMFALKYRGARFSLGYGACPDLEDRAKIADLLQPERIGVHLSEEFQLHPEQSTDAIVIHHPEAKYFNAR
- the glpK gene encoding glycerol kinase GlpK, with amino-acid sequence MTDAQTAATHSHGAGPFIAAIDQGTTSSRCIVFDRDGRIVSVDQKEHEQIFPKPGWVEHDATEIWTNVEEVVAGAISKAGITRDDIKAIGITNQRETTLLWDKNTGQPVHNAIVWQDTRTDTLCKELGRNVGQDRFRRETGLPLASYFAGPKARWLLDNVEGLRERAEAGDILFGTMDSWVIWNLTGGVNGGHHVTDVTNASRTMLMNLHTLEWDPKIAESIGVPLSMLPEIRSSAEVYGEVTGGKLGDLLGGIPVASALGDQQAALFGQTCFAEGEAKSTYGTGTFMLMNTGDKIINSYSGLLTTVGYRIGDQAPVYALEGSIAVTGSLVQWMRDQMGLISTAAEIETLASSVEDNGGAYFVPAFSGLFAPYWRSDARGVIAGLTRYVTKAHLARAVLEATAWQTREITDAMTKDSGVELAALKVDGGMTSNNLLMQTLSDFLDAPVVRPMVAETTCLGAAYAAGLAVGFWTNTDDLRANWRRAAEWTPNMDAAKRDREYKSWLKAVERSMGWLEDSSVEE